In Desulfovibrio sp. UIB00, the following are encoded in one genomic region:
- the cbiD gene encoding cobalt-precorrin-5B (C(1))-methyltransferase CbiD, translated as MAAKLREGFTTGSAATGAALAALHLLRTGTAPDAIRVPLPPFGAGQGRLDPCKNADCLPEPRGWLRLNIESCAAGPAPELGAVWSAAEANAASGLADPPPPDIIAIAHASIIKDGGDDPDATSGARITATVVESALPTIPRPANQFEDAAWHTPSHDAVGTSPDTAVAYPDHIIIKGGPGVGRVTLPGLPVPIGQAAVNPVPRQQITFALQAQEQEYAAALRNRTRLTVFVSVPDGARLAHQTFNPRLGIEGGISILGTQGTVRPFSHDAWKATIEQGLAVARATGCQCACLTTGRRSERLLMERYPDLQERCFVQVADFAQFSLQAVGSMPFERIIWGCFFGKLVKLAQGHTYTHAKDSTLDMQALGRLASEAGATCADAITRCVTAAHALELLLADNAGAETIKRVAQQAARTAQLFAGRPVSLHLFHTDGRELLAL; from the coding sequence ATGGCTGCAAAGCTTCGGGAAGGGTTCACTACAGGCAGCGCCGCCACGGGTGCAGCACTGGCCGCACTGCACCTGTTGCGCACGGGCACAGCCCCGGATGCAATCCGGGTGCCCCTGCCCCCTTTTGGGGCTGGTCAGGGCAGACTTGATCCGTGCAAAAACGCTGACTGTCTGCCTGAGCCTCGGGGCTGGCTGCGCCTGAATATTGAAAGCTGCGCCGCAGGGCCTGCGCCGGAACTGGGTGCGGTATGGTCCGCTGCCGAAGCCAACGCCGCAAGCGGGCTGGCCGATCCGCCGCCACCGGATATCATTGCCATTGCCCACGCCAGCATAATCAAGGACGGCGGCGATGACCCTGACGCCACCTCAGGCGCGCGCATTACAGCCACGGTGGTGGAAAGCGCGCTGCCCACCATACCTCGCCCAGCCAACCAGTTCGAGGATGCAGCATGGCATACGCCCTCCCATGATGCCGTGGGGACATCCCCCGACACAGCAGTTGCATACCCCGACCACATCATTATAAAGGGAGGGCCGGGGGTGGGGCGAGTCACCCTGCCCGGTCTGCCCGTCCCCATTGGTCAGGCTGCTGTCAACCCGGTGCCGCGTCAGCAGATAACCTTTGCGCTGCAAGCCCAGGAGCAGGAGTACGCCGCAGCCCTTCGAAACCGCACCCGGCTGACGGTATTTGTCAGCGTACCTGATGGCGCGCGGCTGGCGCACCAGACCTTCAATCCCAGATTGGGCATTGAAGGCGGCATTTCCATATTGGGAACCCAGGGCACGGTGCGTCCGTTCAGCCATGATGCGTGGAAGGCCACAATTGAGCAGGGGCTTGCCGTGGCCCGCGCCACAGGCTGCCAATGTGCTTGTCTTACCACGGGAAGGCGCTCTGAACGGCTGCTTATGGAGCGCTACCCCGACCTGCAGGAACGGTGCTTTGTGCAGGTGGCGGATTTTGCGCAATTCTCACTGCAAGCTGTGGGGAGCATGCCGTTTGAGCGGATTATCTGGGGCTGTTTTTTTGGCAAACTGGTCAAACTTGCCCAAGGGCATACATACACTCATGCCAAGGATTCCACGCTGGACATGCAGGCCCTTGGACGACTTGCCAGCGAGGCTGGCGCTACCTGCGCGGATGCCATCACCCGCTGCGTAACTGCGGCTCACGCACTGGAACTGCTGCTGGCAGACAACGCAGGGGCCGAGACCATCAAACGGGTGGCGCAGCAGGCGGCGCGCACAGCACAACTTTTT
- a CDS encoding OmpA family protein, with protein MKSFRLLALAAALVLSYAVAAAAAPACNKKIESFDFVVDYSGSMMMKNDKLKQDKIVVAKNVLTRINAAIPALSYNGGLHTLSPNGAIIAQGPWDRAAMAAGLKKLSSNFDIFGRMTSMGNGLQAYEPFISSMKRDAALILVTDGDNNRGTDLVQVVSQMYASQRNLVVHVISLADTPNGEATIKKIGALNSNAVVVRGEELATSDAAVERFVLSVFCKDEDVIVLRGVHFAFNSYALDGKAMGILNEAATLIKNNPNKRVVLSGWTDFVGSDAYNMKLSQERASSVKNYLVKQGIPSSRMTAIGRGKSFKYDNKTDEGRAMNRRTEVSFE; from the coding sequence ATGAAATCGTTTCGTCTTCTTGCTCTTGCGGCCGCTCTTGTTCTGAGCTACGCCGTGGCCGCTGCGGCCGCTCCGGCTTGTAACAAGAAAATTGAGAGCTTCGACTTCGTAGTGGACTATTCTGGTTCCATGATGATGAAGAACGACAAGCTGAAGCAGGACAAGATTGTTGTGGCCAAAAATGTGCTTACGCGCATCAATGCCGCTATCCCCGCTCTGAGCTACAATGGTGGCTTGCACACCCTTTCGCCCAACGGCGCCATCATTGCCCAGGGTCCTTGGGATCGCGCCGCCATGGCCGCTGGCCTCAAGAAGCTGAGCAGCAACTTTGATATTTTTGGCCGCATGACCAGCATGGGCAACGGCCTGCAGGCGTATGAACCCTTCATCTCCAGCATGAAGCGCGACGCCGCCCTGATCCTCGTGACCGACGGCGACAACAACCGTGGTACCGACCTCGTGCAGGTTGTGAGCCAGATGTACGCCAGCCAGCGTAACCTGGTTGTGCATGTGATCTCCCTGGCCGACACCCCCAACGGTGAAGCCACCATCAAAAAGATTGGCGCCCTGAACTCCAACGCCGTTGTGGTGCGTGGTGAAGAACTGGCTACCAGCGATGCCGCTGTTGAACGCTTTGTGCTTTCCGTGTTCTGCAAGGACGAAGACGTCATCGTGCTGCGCGGCGTGCACTTCGCTTTCAATTCCTATGCTCTTGACGGCAAGGCCATGGGCATCCTGAACGAAGCCGCCACCCTGATCAAGAACAACCCCAACAAGCGCGTTGTTCTCTCCGGCTGGACCGACTTTGTGGGTTCCGATGCTTACAACATGAAGCTTTCGCAGGAACGCGCCAGCTCCGTGAAGAACTACCTCGTGAAGCAGGGCATCCCCTCCAGCCGCATGACAGCCATTGGCCGCGGCAAGTCCTTCAAGTATGACAACAAGACCGACGAAGGTCGCGCCATGAATCGGCGCACCGAAGTGTCCTTCGAGTAA
- a CDS encoding translation initiation factor 2, which produces MRKILALILTLGLTTGGCAWFGGSSSTDEEIKPAQPQEQTAAPEPAPAPVAPAKDAKGKKGKTKAEKPAEVKPVAAKKGAKTEAQVAAELTMVGNRLAAQAARTVMPSKSSREVRQDGKDYVGTYIDVDSSNVTTELRPSPTGQYVGFIRYQERVMDCRGKTRQEAMSTASCEQVKARNINELIRFDGSTWQY; this is translated from the coding sequence ATGCGTAAGATTCTGGCACTCATTCTCACGTTGGGGTTGACCACTGGCGGTTGCGCCTGGTTTGGCGGCTCTTCTTCCACTGATGAAGAAATAAAGCCCGCTCAGCCGCAGGAACAGACTGCAGCCCCCGAACCGGCCCCGGCCCCTGTGGCTCCTGCCAAGGACGCCAAGGGCAAGAAGGGTAAAACCAAGGCCGAAAAACCGGCTGAAGTTAAGCCCGTTGCCGCTAAAAAAGGCGCGAAGACCGAAGCTCAGGTCGCCGCCGAGCTCACCATGGTGGGCAACAGACTGGCTGCCCAGGCTGCCCGCACGGTGATGCCTTCCAAGTCTTCCAGGGAAGTGCGCCAGGACGGCAAGGATTACGTGGGGACCTACATTGATGTGGACTCTTCCAACGTAACCACTGAATTGCGCCCCAGCCCCACTGGTCAGTACGTCGGCTTTATCAGGTATCAGGAAAGGGTGATGGATTGCCGTGGCAAGACTCGCCAGGAAGCTATGTCTACTGCTTCTTGCGAACAGGTCAAGGCCCGCAACATCAACGAGCTGATCCGTTTTGACGGTTCGACCTGGCAGTATTAG
- the thrB gene encoding homoserine kinase, which translates to MSSKPDLTAAPAMPAPCITLIGMAGAGKSTVGSALAQELGWAFVDSDHLIEAAYGARLQDITDTLGKAAFLDTEGKVICAIKANRTVIATGGSVIYRDAAMRHLAELGPVVYIDVPFHLIEERIARNPERGIAMNPGEKLEDIFNERKALYTYYATLRCPAEGKNPAQCARWIRDHLPEGFLKGDAA; encoded by the coding sequence ATGTCCAGCAAGCCGGATTTAACAGCAGCCCCCGCGATGCCAGCCCCCTGTATAACCCTTATAGGCATGGCCGGAGCGGGTAAATCCACTGTGGGTTCAGCCCTGGCGCAGGAGCTGGGATGGGCTTTTGTTGACAGCGATCACCTGATTGAAGCCGCCTACGGCGCTCGCCTGCAAGACATTACCGACACATTGGGCAAGGCGGCCTTTCTGGATACCGAGGGCAAGGTCATCTGCGCCATCAAGGCCAACCGAACGGTCATAGCCACAGGCGGCAGCGTCATCTACCGCGATGCGGCCATGCGGCATCTGGCTGAGCTTGGGCCTGTCGTCTATATTGACGTGCCCTTTCATCTGATAGAAGAACGCATCGCCCGCAATCCTGAGCGCGGCATTGCAATGAATCCCGGCGAAAAACTCGAGGACATCTTTAACGAACGCAAGGCCCTGTACACATATTATGCAACCTTGCGCTGCCCCGCCGAGGGTAAAAATCCGGCCCAGTGTGCGCGCTGGATTCGTGATCATCTGCCGGAGGGTTTTCTGAAAGGCGATGCCGCCTGA
- the rpmH gene encoding 50S ribosomal protein L34, with amino-acid sequence MKRTYQPSKIRRARTHGFRTRMATPSGRAIIRRRRAKGRKVLSA; translated from the coding sequence ATGAAAAGAACATATCAGCCGAGCAAAATCAGAAGGGCCCGCACTCACGGGTTCCGTACCCGCATGGCCACCCCCAGCGGGCGCGCCATCATCCGTCGTCGTCGCGCCAAGGGCCGTAAGGTTCTGAGCGCCTAG
- the rnpA gene encoding ribonuclease P protein component, with protein MNQNGLPQHLRIRRRAEFVACYERGRRLHTEHFLVFVLAGNSPGLAARTGMAVSRKVGNAVVRNRVKRLLREFYRLHRSDLPKEADIVTVAKKHAGEAALDLASVAAELLPLMRRVVRREPGRPALDGLP; from the coding sequence ATGAATCAGAATGGTCTGCCGCAGCACCTGCGGATACGCCGCAGGGCGGAATTCGTAGCGTGCTATGAGCGGGGCAGGCGTCTGCATACCGAGCATTTCCTTGTTTTTGTGCTGGCGGGCAATAGTCCCGGTCTAGCTGCGCGCACTGGCATGGCTGTTTCCCGCAAGGTAGGCAATGCTGTTGTGCGCAATCGCGTCAAAAGGCTGCTGAGGGAATTTTATCGCCTGCATCGCAGCGATTTGCCCAAAGAAGCTGACATCGTTACCGTTGCTAAAAAGCATGCCGGAGAGGCTGCGCTGGATTTGGCCAGCGTAGCCGCCGAGCTTTTGCCGCTGATGCGGCGCGTGGTTCGGCGAGAGCCGGGCCGTCCGGCATTGGATGGGCTGCCATGA
- the yidD gene encoding membrane protein insertion efficiency factor YidD, protein MSHLLRNLCILPIRVYQLCISPVLPPACRFYPTCSAYAAEAILTHGIFRGGWLALKRLARCHPWGGSGYDPVPPPRRPRDVPPLSQE, encoded by the coding sequence ATGAGTCATTTGCTGCGTAATCTGTGCATATTACCCATACGCGTTTACCAGCTTTGCATCTCGCCAGTGCTTCCCCCCGCCTGTCGGTTTTATCCCACCTGTTCCGCCTATGCCGCAGAGGCCATCTTGACCCACGGCATATTCCGGGGCGGCTGGCTTGCGCTCAAGCGTCTTGCCCGCTGCCACCCCTGGGGCGGTTCAGGCTATGATCCTGTTCCACCACCAAGACGTCCCCGTGACGTCCCGCCACTGTCCCAGGAGTGA
- the yidC gene encoding membrane protein insertase YidC yields the protein MQDGKNLIIAILLCLVVIVGWSYVSEYMGWVRKPDPAIVAQQQQAQQQAAQQQQTQQAAATAQQAMPVFTPAPGRDLTVNSPLYEAVFHTGGGALRSFKLKQYQTGLAVDSPLVNLVDPKTAAVAPLGLVVNSQPSWSTGQWSVEGNENGLNIGAGQQGVLRFDGEVDNLRVIREMTFSSDTYLIREKIRVVNTTDQARSVRVSYTVAADASNAAGDRYDAMRLAWDNDGSLGEESSPKTLETTGAQVAGKIYWAGTMSTYFLAAVLPGDTSNVTVKGRMQQNVFRAAVEEPEVMLGPGQERELTVSYWVGPKERAKLAAVSDQLAKSIDLGMFHVIAKGLLWLLEFFQKYVNNWGVAIILLTVLIKALFWPLTAKSYASMEKMKKLQPHMVAIREKHKDNKELMNKEVMALYKTYGVNPASGCVPILIQMPVFFGLYQALLTSIELRHAPFITYLPGTDIIWLADLSAKDPFYITPIIMGLTMFIQQKMSPPATDPTQQKIMMFLPLIFTAMFLSFPSGLVVYWLVNNILSIAQQRMMAKKFSTSVAK from the coding sequence ATGCAAGACGGAAAAAATCTGATCATCGCCATACTTTTGTGCCTCGTCGTTATTGTGGGCTGGAGTTACGTGTCCGAGTACATGGGCTGGGTCCGCAAGCCTGATCCGGCCATTGTTGCCCAGCAACAGCAGGCGCAGCAGCAGGCTGCACAGCAGCAACAGACCCAGCAGGCCGCCGCAACCGCGCAACAGGCCATGCCCGTATTCACGCCCGCCCCGGGCCGCGACCTCACGGTCAACTCCCCCCTCTATGAAGCCGTTTTTCACACTGGCGGCGGCGCGCTGCGCTCCTTCAAGCTCAAGCAGTATCAGACTGGTCTTGCGGTAGATTCTCCGCTGGTCAACCTCGTTGACCCCAAGACCGCCGCTGTTGCCCCGCTGGGCCTTGTGGTGAATAGCCAGCCCTCGTGGAGCACTGGTCAGTGGTCTGTGGAAGGCAATGAAAATGGTCTGAACATCGGTGCCGGTCAGCAGGGCGTGCTGCGCTTTGATGGCGAGGTGGACAACCTGCGCGTTATCCGCGAAATGACCTTCAGCTCTGATACCTATCTTATCCGCGAAAAAATCCGCGTGGTGAACACCACGGATCAGGCCCGCAGCGTTCGCGTCAGCTACACTGTTGCCGCCGATGCCAGCAATGCCGCAGGCGACCGTTACGATGCCATGCGCCTTGCCTGGGACAACGATGGAAGTCTTGGCGAAGAATCTTCGCCCAAAACGCTTGAAACCACTGGCGCGCAGGTTGCTGGCAAGATTTACTGGGCTGGCACCATGAGCACTTATTTTCTTGCTGCGGTGCTGCCCGGCGACACGAGCAACGTGACCGTCAAGGGCCGCATGCAGCAGAACGTGTTCCGCGCTGCCGTTGAAGAACCTGAAGTGATGCTCGGCCCTGGTCAGGAGCGCGAGCTTACGGTTTCTTACTGGGTTGGCCCCAAGGAACGGGCCAAGCTTGCCGCTGTTTCTGACCAGCTTGCAAAGAGTATTGACCTCGGCATGTTCCATGTGATCGCCAAGGGCCTTCTGTGGCTGCTTGAATTTTTCCAGAAGTACGTGAACAACTGGGGCGTAGCCATCATTTTGCTGACGGTTCTCATCAAGGCCCTGTTCTGGCCCCTTACGGCCAAGAGCTACGCCTCCATGGAAAAGATGAAGAAACTTCAGCCGCATATGGTGGCTATCCGCGAGAAGCACAAGGACAACAAGGAGCTCATGAACAAGGAAGTCATGGCGCTCTACAAGACCTACGGGGTCAACCCGGCCAGTGGCTGTGTACCCATTCTCATCCAGATGCCCGTGTTCTTTGGCCTGTATCAGGCCCTGCTCACGTCCATCGAATTGCGTCACGCGCCTTTTATCACCTATCTGCCCGGCACTGACATCATCTGGCTGGCTGACCTCTCGGCCAAAGACCCGTTCTACATCACGCCCATTATCATGGGTCTGACCATGTTCATCCAGCAGAAAATGAGCCCCCCGGCCACTGACCCCACGCAGCAGAAGATCATGATGTTCCTGCCGCTGATCTTCACCGCCATGTTCCTGAGCTTTCCCTCGGGCCTCGTGGTGTACTGGCTGGTCAACAACATCCTGTCCATTGCGCAGCAAAGGATGATGGCGAAGAAGTTCTCTACATCCGTAGCGAAGTAG
- a CDS encoding protein jag: MEGFKEFQGKDLDSAIEEACGYFNTAREKLEIEIVQDAKSGIFGIVGARKAKVRARRVQLRETMESILGRKNGEGASAPAPSAGQPASASENSGSVEQRKNGGDRQEQAPTSAPESSASAAPKASDASNAPEAQAEKGRGDGRDRQQEARPQRNPQGDRRNPQDDRRNRGRNRKPQSLDAFESEEDLDAAINGNVLEKPADRSLDRRGERSGKPDRNGAKPSGRNSRNDRGRDHSGRNAEGGEGVEAANPAEPPAREARGRRNDSRPDNRSDNRSDNRGNGRAEARAAQRENQRPERAPRPEAPVEGLEDDFEAAGEGLPVTPLEQLDVAKLETLVDETVRKLIRPITGDGVGITVKIGGGRVYVGIDCDEDSGLLIGREGQTLAALQYMISRIVSRGMNAAVRVQLDAGEYRRRQDEKLREMALALADKVRQSGRSYSTRPLSSYHRRIVHVCLQEAVDVQTRSTGDGPMKRVVIMRRKGERA, translated from the coding sequence ATGGAAGGGTTTAAGGAATTCCAGGGAAAGGATCTCGACAGCGCCATAGAGGAAGCCTGCGGCTACTTCAATACAGCGCGTGAAAAGCTCGAGATTGAAATAGTGCAGGACGCCAAGTCCGGCATATTCGGCATAGTGGGCGCGCGCAAGGCCAAGGTCCGGGCAAGGCGCGTGCAGCTGCGCGAAACTATGGAAAGCATTCTGGGCAGAAAGAACGGCGAGGGGGCTTCGGCCCCTGCGCCGTCTGCTGGGCAGCCCGCGTCCGCGAGTGAGAACTCCGGGTCTGTGGAGCAGCGCAAAAACGGTGGAGACCGGCAGGAGCAAGCGCCTACGTCTGCACCTGAGTCGTCGGCATCGGCTGCCCCCAAGGCTTCTGATGCTTCCAACGCTCCCGAAGCTCAGGCCGAAAAGGGCCGAGGCGACGGGCGCGACCGCCAGCAGGAGGCCCGTCCCCAGCGCAATCCGCAAGGCGACAGGCGTAACCCGCAGGATGACAGGCGCAACCGTGGCCGTAACCGCAAGCCCCAGTCTCTGGACGCCTTTGAGAGTGAAGAAGATCTGGACGCCGCCATTAATGGCAATGTGCTGGAAAAGCCCGCCGACCGGTCCTTAGACCGCCGGGGCGAGCGTAGCGGCAAGCCTGACAGAAATGGGGCCAAGCCTTCCGGCAGAAATTCTAGAAATGACCGGGGCCGTGACCACTCAGGCAGAAATGCCGAAGGCGGCGAAGGCGTGGAAGCGGCCAATCCCGCCGAGCCTCCTGCGCGCGAGGCCCGAGGCCGACGCAATGACTCCCGACCTGACAATCGTTCTGACAACCGCTCCGACAACAGGGGCAACGGCAGGGCTGAAGCCCGTGCCGCCCAGCGCGAGAATCAACGCCCAGAGCGCGCACCGCGACCTGAAGCGCCAGTGGAAGGGCTGGAAGATGATTTTGAAGCCGCAGGCGAGGGTTTGCCGGTTACTCCTCTGGAGCAGCTTGACGTGGCAAAGCTTGAGACCCTTGTAGATGAAACCGTGCGGAAGCTCATCAGGCCCATTACAGGGGACGGCGTGGGCATCACCGTCAAGATCGGCGGCGGCCGGGTTTATGTGGGCATTGACTGCGATGAAGACTCCGGCCTTCTGATAGGTCGCGAGGGGCAGACCCTTGCCGCCCTGCAATATATGATATCGCGCATCGTATCGCGCGGCATGAATGCAGCCGTGCGGGTGCAGCTCGACGCCGGGGAATACCGCCGCCGTCAGGATGAAAAACTGCGCGAAATGGCTCTGGCTCTTGCAGACAAGGTGCGCCAGAGCGGGCGCTCCTACTCCACGAGGCCGCTTTCTTCGTACCATCGGCGTATTGTGCACGTGTGCCTGCAAGAGGCCGTTGACGTGCAGACCCGCAGTACGGGCGATGGCCCCATGAAGCGCGTGGTCATCATGCGCAGAAAGGGAGAACGCGCCTAG
- the mnmE gene encoding tRNA uridine-5-carboxymethylaminomethyl(34) synthesis GTPase MnmE, translated as MQTDRGDTIAAIATPPGAGGIGIVRLSGPRAKKVLARMFLPLSAQVENFHPWLLHRGRVLDWNGEALDDALAVFMPGPRTFTGEDVAEIHSHGGPFLVQAVLESALRHGARQAERGEFSRRAFINGRMDLSQAEAVAELIAAPSREALRYGLNRLEGVLGRRTAELREELEMLRAQMCLAVDFPDEEVEGMEPAALCEVLDRVMLAVRRLLAGSRRAQIVQQGAVVVLAGAVNAGKSSLLNALLGRERALVTDIPGTTRDFLEETCNLDGLPVRLTDTAGLRQAEETVEQLGVTRSREKVSQADLVVLVLDGGLLGEEGAAAEVCPDAAAREVLDSVGDTPLLVVWNKCDLCMPKVFPPRWIGARTCCAVSALSDTYVEELATMLRSVLLGGGSDDAPEDGLAPNARQSMALEKALKELEGLRADVVAGQPYDCCAVRLDMAAAHLGEVTGLSSPAEVLNSIFAQFCIGK; from the coding sequence ATGCAGACAGATCGTGGCGACACCATCGCCGCCATTGCAACCCCTCCCGGTGCCGGAGGGATTGGCATAGTGCGCCTTTCTGGCCCCCGGGCCAAGAAAGTTCTTGCCCGCATGTTCCTCCCCCTTTCAGCGCAGGTGGAAAATTTTCATCCATGGCTTTTGCACAGGGGCCGCGTGCTTGACTGGAACGGCGAGGCGCTGGATGATGCCCTGGCTGTTTTTATGCCAGGGCCGCGCACCTTTACGGGCGAAGACGTCGCCGAGATTCACAGCCATGGTGGCCCTTTTCTGGTGCAGGCCGTGCTCGAAAGCGCGCTGCGCCACGGGGCGCGGCAGGCAGAACGCGGTGAGTTTTCGCGTCGCGCCTTTATCAACGGGCGCATGGATCTGAGCCAGGCCGAAGCCGTGGCCGAGCTGATTGCCGCCCCCTCGCGCGAAGCCCTGCGCTATGGTCTCAACCGTCTGGAAGGTGTTCTTGGTCGGCGTACTGCCGAACTGCGCGAAGAACTGGAAATGCTGCGCGCCCAAATGTGCCTTGCCGTGGACTTTCCTGACGAAGAAGTTGAAGGCATGGAGCCAGCGGCCCTCTGCGAAGTTCTCGATAGGGTCATGCTGGCCGTGCGGCGGCTGCTGGCCGGGAGCAGGCGTGCCCAGATTGTGCAGCAGGGCGCCGTGGTGGTGCTGGCTGGCGCGGTGAATGCCGGCAAATCCAGCCTTCTCAACGCTCTGCTTGGGCGCGAGCGGGCACTTGTGACCGATATACCCGGCACAACGCGTGATTTTCTGGAAGAAACCTGCAATCTTGACGGCCTGCCCGTGCGCCTGACTGACACAGCAGGCCTGCGGCAGGCTGAAGAAACCGTTGAGCAGCTTGGCGTAACGCGTAGCCGCGAAAAAGTTTCGCAGGCTGACCTTGTTGTTCTGGTGCTTGATGGCGGGCTGCTGGGCGAGGAAGGCGCTGCGGCAGAGGTTTGCCCGGACGCTGCGGCCCGCGAGGTGCTTGACTCTGTGGGCGACACGCCCCTGCTTGTGGTGTGGAACAAATGTGACCTTTGCATGCCAAAAGTGTTCCCTCCCCGCTGGATTGGTGCGCGAACCTGTTGCGCAGTGAGCGCACTTTCCGATACATATGTCGAAGAGCTTGCAACCATGTTGCGATCTGTGCTGCTTGGGGGCGGTTCGGATGACGCGCCGGAAGACGGTCTTGCGCCCAACGCAAGGCAATCCATGGCGCTGGAAAAGGCTTTGAAAGAACTTGAAGGGCTGCGTGCTGATGTTGTTGCAGGGCAGCCTTACGATTGTTGCGCGGTCAGACTTGATATGGCCGCCGCTCATCTGGGGGAAGTGACCGGGCTTTCCAGCCCGGCAGAAGTGCTTAACAGCATATTTGCCCAATTCTGCATTGGTAAGTAA
- a CDS encoding 3'-5' exonuclease domain-containing protein 2 — translation MDMDVLRRRLSCEEINAMPLFHYEGPVQVIRTLEDWKNALPDLRSADLLGFDTETRPSFRKGRRNFPALIQLATANAVYLVQLAFLPFGPHVVEILANPDQVKAGVGIRDDMRDLGRLHDFEPAGLVDLGGVARAHKLPSQGLRTLAANFFGWRISKGSQCSNWSLMELTPRQIAYAATDAWIGRLIFLRMCEMGLIPSCRSTCEVAPGSDALAAGSAV, via the coding sequence ATGGATATGGACGTTTTGCGCCGCAGGCTGAGTTGCGAAGAAATCAACGCCATGCCCCTTTTTCATTACGAGGGGCCGGTGCAGGTTATTCGCACCCTGGAGGACTGGAAAAACGCGCTGCCGGATCTGCGATCCGCAGATTTGCTTGGATTTGATACGGAAACACGGCCTTCCTTTCGCAAGGGACGCCGCAATTTTCCGGCTTTGATCCAGCTTGCCACGGCCAATGCCGTGTATCTGGTGCAGTTGGCCTTTTTGCCGTTCGGGCCCCATGTGGTCGAAATCTTGGCAAACCCTGATCAGGTCAAGGCTGGTGTGGGCATTCGAGATGATATGCGTGACCTTGGCCGCCTGCATGACTTTGAGCCAGCGGGCCTGGTGGATCTTGGCGGTGTGGCTCGCGCGCACAAACTGCCCAGCCAGGGTTTGCGCACCCTTGCGGCCAATTTTTTTGGCTGGCGTATTTCCAAAGGTTCCCAGTGTTCAAACTGGAGCCTCATGGAACTGACCCCGCGTCAGATTGCCTATGCCGCCACCGATGCCTGGATCGGACGGCTGATTTTTTTGCGCATGTGCGAAATGGGGCTCATTCCATCCTGTCGCAGCACCTGTGAGGTTGCGCCGGGCAGCGATGCCTTGGCAGCGGGGAGCGCCGTGTGA